The DNA sequence atctcatcaatgtccCCAAAGGGTGatataacatgtgttgagttggtttacataaacatcataaaacatctaagatcatgtattaaaagggataacaacatccatagggtcaagcacaacttctaatcctcaatatcattatacataacatgactattcaaactttacatcatcttacaatttatcatgtccacttcctgtctattacaaatacatgactttactctccttgacttctctgtctagcccgtacctgcaagcctgggggttaagggagaggggtgagctactagagcccagtgagcagaataatgaaaaataatatttaaaatatcatgttatcatgaaatgcaacacatcacaacaaatcacatctcggatggtattgtcaccaatagtcctctacattccaaagtgtcgggacgtagaatgggtcaaccgatctttctcttaacataacataacatagcattccaatgtgtcagggacgtagaatgggtacaacctggactttctcttacatcgtgccagggacgtagaatgggtacaacctggacttccataccgtatcatgccgtaacatcatcatatcatatgaggactaaaggatcatccaataaccaatccacatcaacatcataaatgcaatgcaacatattcgtgaattctaatgcaaacaacctaattcatcacatggcattcatgatgcatgaacatgctaaaaactttataatttatttgctttaaatcgtaaaagtttattctactcacctcttggctagctctgacaatgactgaagcagctgactcactgctggggtcctcggttcctcaggtccgaacctacacaggtggactcaaatgagggaccaaacaactagaacataactctaaaaacatcccccaaaaaccccctagaacatcatgaaacaatcatagaaaaacatgcaaaagtgggctggacagggcactttcggtggcaggttcggcggccgaaagtccctccagagccgaaagtcaggcaggttcggcggcaccttcggcggccgaaactcccagatagaggcgaaactcatgcatgttcggctgcactttcggctgccgaaactcctagacagagacgaaagtctcctttcgggggcaagcttcggcagccgaaggctgcttccacaagcatgttcggcggccgacagttcactacaaaaaaacagtgatttagcgaccaaaattttggtcgctaaaaggcagaattttgtcgctattatgaaatagcgaccatttagcgacaaAAATTAAATGGTCGGTGTTTGGCCAGTCGCTAAATTTTTGGCGACAATCTGGAAATTAGTcgctaaaatagcgaccaatcagcgaccattttttggtcgctaatttggtgtcatggcaaattagatattagaaatattagccgctgtttggtcgctaaatggtcgctaaatattagtcgctaaatggtcgctattttgGTCGCAATTTCGTTGTTATTTGATCGCCTTAAGAAAGAGCATTTGGTCGCTATGTGGAAGTAAATTGATCgttaaattttggtcgctaaatggtcgctgttttgatcgctaatttggtcgctatttcgttGTTATTTGATCGCCTCAGGGAAGAGCATTTGGTCGCTATgtggaagtaaattggtcgttaaatTTTGATCGCGAAATGGTCGCTGTTTTtgtcgctaatttggtcgctatttagtcGCTATTTGATCGCATCATAGAAGAGCAATTAGTCGCTATTTCGTcgtaaattaatagtaaaattaaaaaaatatttattattgaatttgtttttgtggctgattagtcactaataaatgcatttaaatctgattcatatcattttttcaataaattcataaacctgCTAGCCAAAACAAATGGCTTATACTTATGAAATCTCCTTCTTTGATTTACATCCACAATATTATACATTAAATGAATTTTCACTCCAACATTTAGGGTAGGATCAAATGTTTTATAACTCTACTATTGGTATTCTGCAGGAGAAGTGGATCCTGGGATATTAATGCATAGACAAGGCAAGGTTCAAATTGAATCGAGCACAATTccagacttgatcaaatatgcAAACTCTTTTTACAACAGCCTGTGCAAAACATCTGGATTCCAGATATTTCTATTGAATTGGTGATTGTTTGGTATTTGTTAACTTATTACTACACTTGAatggaaatggggaaaaaaaaaaagagaggaagagagaaacagtgagacaaaatCTAAAGATCTAGGCCTGGAGAACAAGACTCTTACTAAGAATCAAGTCATCAGTGGAGAAATCAGCCTCTTTCCTGTATGTTCCTTTACCAAAGTCTAGATTGTAAGAATCTGCAAGGCCTTCTACCAGGTCAAATTCAGGTTTCCATCCAAGAACATGTTTCGCCTTGTCAACAGATGCAAAGAAATGCTGCATTACATTGCAGAAGAATAATTTCATTAGTAAAACAACAACAGGAGTAGCCTGTCCAGTCTTGTACTACTTTCACATCTCACATGAAAACTATGCTCAACATTTGGAATCTGTCTTAAGTTATCAAATTTTCACATATCAACATCCATGACAAGTTTGTTAACATTTACCTGGTCGCGGAATGGGAATGCCTTCTTTTTACCAAAGTCAAATTCCTTGGGATTATAGTGAATGATCTCAGGTTCTGGAAAACCAGCAGCCTAAGAGGAAAGAGTAGATTGAGGGAAAAAAAATTAGTACGCGATGGAAATTTTATTTTCGACTTATATTTAGTAatacatcaacaacaattaCCTTTGCACATGCCCTTGCTAAACCATCAAAAGTTACATTCTTTTCCCCTGATATGTTAAATACTTCCTTGGATGCTTTTTCATTCCCTATGCTTTTTCATTATCACAGATCATGCATTTATAGCTCATAGGCAGCATCTCCATTTGTGCAAATTCTTAATGTGTTAGAATCAAATTGAAAAAGCATAGGGAAAGAAAGAGAGACAGAAAGAGGAGATGCCTAAAAGTAATCACTCAATGAAATTGGCTGAAGCAAATGAACTAGTAATTTACTGAAAGAATCTCAATTCTAAGTATGCATCACTTCTTCCATACTTGAATTTAGCCCAAATGTTTTGTGGGAAGAGAATGTACTCACCTTCACATGACCAAGTTGGGTAATTTGAATTCCTGAGTTGGGAATTGGAATTGGAATTGGGCGACCTGCTTTCAGGCGGTGAAAGAACCACTCTTCAACAGGATTGTAGTTTAATGGCCCATATATGTAGACTGGCCTTATAGAAGTCCAGTTAACATCTCTTGATTCTAGTAAGCTCTCTATCTCAAGCTTTCCCTTGTGCCTACTCTTTGGATCAACGACATCTGTCTACAACCAGATGAAAATAATTCAGAACTAGAACATACATTATTTTTAGCAAAGAATTACTCTTTAAGATTGATTTTAACAGAACTTGTCCTTTCCAAGTGTTAATGAGTACAGAAGACTTTGATCTTGGAAAATGTAATCTATGAATGACATACAAGGCTTCTGTTAGTGATTAGGGACGTAAACGGGTAGGTATCACAAAAATTAAACTATCTGAATTTAAatcgatttatattagtaatattcgaacagttttgaatttgattaaaaattaatttaaattatctgaATCCATCCCAAACccaattattattatccgaataaaatttgaatcatttaattttatatattttaattaataatttatataaaaaataattttcatttaaaaaatctaatatttctaaaaaatatttgaattttaatttttaaatgaaaatatataaaaaaatcataaatattattataaaatatatatttttatattaaattaattatttatataaatagattcaGTAGTAGATACTTCATACATAAAACTTGAATCCCCGAATTCGATCCGAACCAGCAAactgatattatttttttaaaacatgaactcatcccaaacccgattataactaATCAAACTCGTCCTGATCTGTCGGATGAGTACCCAATATACCCTATCCGTTGCCATCCTACTTTAGATcacaaaattttagtgtttttgAGATGTTATACATGCTATCATTTATGTTGATTATCATATTGCATGAGGATCCAAATTTTCCATGACAAAAGAATGATATGAAACCAACCTCACAGTGTGGTAAAAGATCAGATTTGAGGTAAACTCCAGCTGAAGAACAGTATATGTACCTGAGAATTTGGAGATGTTTAGATTTTCAAAGATGGTTGTAAAGAAAGGCAAGAAAGGTTATAATTCCAAAACTAACAATACAGTAGTTTCTTCCTTTCTAATATCAATCAATCTGTCCACATTGCCTCAACAAGTATGATCTCTTTGGCTTAGAAATTGATTGTAGTTTAATTTCATCAACAGAGTGTTCAGAGCTTACTGTTCTAGTTTTGGTAGAGCATCCAATATAGGTGCAACTTCATCTGCTTCGCGTCCTGAAAATAAGTGAAAAAATAAGAGTGTGGAGAAGACAAATAAACAATTCTATCCTAGTTAGACAGGTGAACTATGCTAACGGCACAAAAATAGGACATAACATACCATTTATATCATAGACAACATCAAAGCCTTTAGCTGAGAGACTGGATTTCACAAAATCAAAGTCCTTCCTATCTCCTTTCAAGTGTAAGATCTAGCAAATCATACAAAATCCAGATCTGATTAAAAAACTAACATAGAAGAGAAATTCAGAACATCATTTCTTCATGGATAATGACTTCCATTTGTTTGTGATCTATCAATACAACCAACATTAGCATTCTGCACAAGTTCCCAAagctaaaatgtttttacagaCTAATAAGCGCATAAATTATATTGTTAAGcaatttttctttccttttctgatcTATCAAACAGATGCTgagcaataaaatttttaaccaaATGAACCACaaatcataaataataaaataattggaAAGAGATTACAATTTCTATCAGAAGCAACTCAATTGCAGagctgaaaattttaatatcagCATATAATTAGACTTCAACCAATTGAAAATGGAAAATAACTACCGATTTGTGAAATACAGCCATATTTGACCATTCCATTCTCTTACACCAATCCCAATTCTACCTTTTTCCCTCAAACAACAAAATAgaaattctctctctctcaaaaaaaaaaaaaaacaaaacaaaacaaaacaaaagggTACTCCAGAAGAAATTCGCTCTATCAAATAATGAAATATAGAACACATCAAAAGCAATTGAACTGCAATACCCAGAAGAAAAATTTTGCATATCAAACAAGAAACTGTACGAACGCTAACGGTAGATTCAGCCTCACAAGATTGAATTCCGGAAAGCCTTCTCTCCACAAAGAaatcatcgtcatcatcatcGATAATGATATTTCTGCTGTAATCATTATTATTATCACTGTGACTGATTATGGCCTATATTTTGAAACCCACCATTCTCGTGACCGTCTAAAccaaaccctaaccctaactCAAGCTCCAAATTATCCATGCCTAATTCACAATTCTCCTCTATAACACCGAAGTCCGATTCGTTGAGCGAATCGGAAACCAAATGGGAACTGCGACCCATTACCTGAGACTGCTCAACTCGCTGTTGAAACAGATCCATAACGAAACTAACCTGGTTCTGACGGTCGAGGATATCCGGGCCTCCGAGGATAATTGACTCGGGATCCGAGACGGCATCGTCGTCAAGGGTCCGAATATTGAAATTGGTGTGATCAGAG is a window from the Manihot esculenta cultivar AM560-2 chromosome 16, M.esculenta_v8, whole genome shotgun sequence genome containing:
- the LOC110602066 gene encoding uncharacterized protein LOC110602066, which encodes MNCNYCKKKGHIKTDYFKLKNKKNNKIDKNKPTEASMVEDIVISNILSIIGAIPRSKQNWYLDTTVSFHMCVNKEWFSTYESVIDILLMANDESCEIRGIDTVKLKMHDGVIRTVTGVRHIPDMRKNLISLSILAMGSRTFVEDGYFCEGHEGCSYYDERTKGTSNYIHSDFWEPARIPSKGGARYMLTFIDDYSRKSHFPLSVGTSLPPFPSHNFQSTPLFPHFTGDPADDDSHHRHHHHRRPHHPRNLTVDPYFPLFSSSDSHSPHATLHDPYSLSDHTNFNIRTLDDDAVSDPESIILGGPDILDRQNQVSFVMDLFQQRVEQSQILHLKGDRKDFDFVKSSLSAKGFDVVYDINGREADEVAPILDALPKLEQYIYCSSAGVYLKSDLLPHCETDVVDPKSRHKGKLEIESLLESRDVNWTSIRPVYIYGPLNYNPVEEWFFHRLKAGRPIPIPIPNSGIQITQLGHVKAAGFPEPEIIHYNPKEFDFGKKKAFPFRDQHFFASVDKAKHVLGWKPEFDLVEGLADSYNLDFGKGTYRKEADFSTDDLILSKSLVLQA